One region of Primulina tabacum isolate GXHZ01 chromosome 1, ASM2559414v2, whole genome shotgun sequence genomic DNA includes:
- the LOC142504316 gene encoding uncharacterized protein LOC142504316: MKIIQSFTLVTYPQANGQTEVNNRIIVQALKARLHGKGKDWVEELPSILWAYRTTPRTTTGETPYILVYGSEAVLSVEIGQSSTRIESYPSNNDQTRAIELDLVEEKRDQAAIRMEAYRSRVMKSYNKNVRSRDFQVGDPVMKKSKPVDDVGKLEARWEGPFKLIQRVSSGAAYYLEDSQGHTLKRP, translated from the coding sequence ATGAAGATCATTCAATCCTTCACCTTAGTGACCTACCCCCAAGCCAATGGTCAAACTGAAGTGAACAATAGAATCATTGTACAAGCGTTAAAGGCCCGACTCCATGGAAAAGGAAAGGACTGGGTGGAAGAATTACCAAGTATATTATGGGCATATCGAACTACACCCCGAACAACTACCGGGGAAACTCCATACATCTTAGTCTATGGTTCAGAAGCAGTCTTATCTGTGGAGATCGGACAATCTTCCACTCGGATAGAATCTTATCCCAGCAACAATGATCAGACCCGGGCCATTGAGCTTGACTTGGTTGAAGAAAAAAGAGACCAGGCAGccattcgaatggaagcttatCGCAGCCGGGTAATgaaatcctataataagaaTGTTCGATCGCGAGATTTTCAGGTTGGAGACCCAGtcatgaaaaaatcaaagccAGTGGATGACGTGGGAAAATTAGAAGCACGGTGGGAAGGACCCTTCAAATTAATTCAGAGAGTTAGCTCGGGGGCGGCTTATTATCTAGAAGACTCTCAGGGACATACCCTTAAAAGGCCATGA